A region from the Aphis gossypii isolate Hap1 chromosome 1, ASM2018417v2, whole genome shotgun sequence genome encodes:
- the LOC114129166 gene encoding uncharacterized protein LOC114129166: MYKLNPVFRVPLVIENTCRMYKLKDLQQMSFAEVPKNDKSDKLLDDLDEIQLSDQEIQVLLEKQNEILKTLEQLELRLNKLDVKFPDIKGSEPVTENQESTQCNVHKKHESSPKSVINNDIENLIKNDTVVFADPEDPPYSLLALPILWPKIAWDISYHVHSSISKDLKTLGTIKAFKNVTSKNSKSIVKVFVIWKHVKPSPKVVRSPTDSSIGEVSLIQSFNQYLPLTAADQIKSNKTLDLINEIEYSANDRTTELYHLITDSNTKLDITNIAIWSLLYKKSGHPPKIEKWLSHFTKIIIV; this comes from the exons ATGTACAAGCTGAATCCGGTGTTCCGTGTTCCTCTGGTGATTGAGAATACATGCCGCATGTACAAGCTCAAAGACTTACAACAGATGTCATTCGCCGAGGTACCAAAGAACGACAAGTCCGACAAG ttgCTGGACGATCTAGATGAAATTCAATTATCCGATCAAGAAATTCAAGTACTCTTAGAGaaacaaaatgaaattctCAAAACGTTAGAACAACTTGAGCttcgattaaataaattagatgtTAAATTCCCTGATATAAAGGGAAGTGAACCCGTTACAGAAAATCAAGAATCTACTCAGTgtaatgttcataaaaaacatGAAAGCAGTCCCAAGTCTGTCATTAATAATGACATAGAAAATctgataaaa aATGATACTGTAGTGTTTGCTGATCCAGAAGATCCACCTTATTCTTTATTGGCTTTACCGATATTATGGCCAAAAATTGCATGGGATATTTCTTATCATGTGCATTCATCTATATCAAAAGATTTGAAAACATTAGGAACAATTAAAGCATTCAAAAATGTGACTAGTAAAAACTCGAAGAGCATTGTTAAAGTCTTTGTAATATGGAAACACg ttaaGCCTAGCCCTAAAGTGGTCAGATCTCCAACAGATTCGTCTATCGGTGAAGTATCATTGATACAGTCATTTAATCAATATCTACCACTGACTGCTGCTGATCAAATAAAATCTAACAAGactttagatttaataaatgaaattgagTATTCAGCAAATGATCGGACTACAGAACTATACCATCTAATCACGgattcaaatacaaaattggACATTACAAATATAGCTATATGGTCTTTGTTGTACAAAAAAAGTGGACACCCACCAAAGATAGAAAAATGGCTAtcacattttacaaaaattataattgtataa